A window of Aromatoleum bremense genomic DNA:
CTGCGGCCGACAGTTCCGCCGGCTCGCCGCGGGAGATCGGATCGAGCTTTGCCCGGATTGCCGCCCACGCAGCGAACATTTCCTGGTGGTCCGCCAGGATCCAGTCGATCAGCTCGTACAGCGCTTCCCGGCGCCCGCCATCGACTCGCGCGCGCAGGACAGGGAACAGGTCGTCTTCCTCGTCGAGATGGTGATTGACGGCAGCCAGGTCGAAGTAACGCATCACGTTGACCGCCGCCTGTTGTGCCTGCCGGTCGGCGCCATGCTCAGGCAGCCACGCCGCGAGGCGCGACAGCGTCGCGAGCTGCGCCTGCAGACGTCCGTGGCAAGCTTCGAGCATTTCGAGCGGCGTCTCCAGGCCGGGAGCAACGGGTATCAGGGAATCAGCCATCAGAAAGCTCCGGTAAGAACAAGAAAGCCAGCCGCATTCTTCGTCAACGCGACCGACACGATCCATGAAAAGACGAGCAATGCGCAGGCCAGCGCGAAGACGCGTATGCGCATTGTCGGGCCGCCCCGCAGCGCGATGTAACCGAGCACCACGTAGACGACCAGCCCGATCACCTTCGCCGTGACCCACGGAGCAACGAACGGATACTGCGCGCTCAGCATCGCGAGCGTGATCGCGCTGGTGAAAAATAAGGTATCGATCACGTGCGGCAGAACGCGGGTGACGCGATGATCGAGCAGCGGGCTGCGCCGCGTCATCCAGATCCCCTGCAGGAGAAATCCCGACCCGCTCAACACGGCACACAGGACGTGGAGGTGTTTGATCGCCGCGTACACCGCATTTCACCCCGGCCGGCCGTCACTGCGCGGACGCAGATAAACGGGCAGATATCGAGCCCCCCACAGGCCGAACACGGCAACCCAGCCCAGCGCCGCCGCGAGCATCACGCCGCTCGACCACGAGGGCGGCACCAGTTCGCCGGCCACGCGCAACACCACGACAAATTCAAGCCCGAGGAACAGCGACCACGTCAGCTTGTCCGCCACGAGCTTGCCGCCCGAATGTCCCAAGGTCACTCTCGACACCATGCCCAGCAGCACCGAGCCGAAGAATCCGACGCCCAGCGCGTGCAGCGGCGCGAGGCCGAGCCACGCCTGGCCAAACAGCGCAGCGACGCCCTGCAGCGTCGAGAGCAGGAAAGCGATCCCGAGCCACGCGAAACCGATGTGCAGCATCCCCAACAGCGGCACGCACAACGCCGGGACCAGGCGCCATTGCACCGACAGCCAGAGGGCAGTCGCCGCCGCCGGCGCATCGACGATCCAGGTCATCGCGCCGAATCCCGCCATCGCCAGCGCCCCGTGGATGACGCTCGCCCCCAGCACGATGCCGAGCGCCCAGCGCGGGCGGACAACCACGTAATCCTTGACGATGTTGCTGGAAAAAAATGGAATCATGCGGTGACAGACCGTAAAGAACACCGGCAGCAGGCACCACCACACTCCGAGGCCGATGGCCACACGCCCCCAGACGCCGTCACCGGTGATCGCGAAAACGAACCAGGCGAGCACTCCGAAGGCACCTGCCGCGAGCGCCGTGGTCACCAGTCGGGCGTGCAGCGAATCGGGATTGTCGTTGAATGCCACACCCCACAGCACCCGCAGAACGCCGCCCCACCCGGCCAGCACCAGCAGCAGGCCGACCGCGAGCAGGCCGGGAATCCACAATCCGATGATTGCGACCGCCCACCCGGCGACGAGCAGACGCCACGGTGGCAGCCAGACTGTCACGGGCACGTCCTGCGCGCCCTGCCAGCGGGGCATCGCGGTGAGGAGAAAACCGAACATGAACAACGGGAACACACCGGCGAGGACCAGTAACGCGTGCATCCAGCCCGGCGGAAGCGTCCACGCCAGCGGCGCCACCGCACCAACGCGGCTCACGAGCTCGAATGCCCACAACACGAAGGCCACGAGCAACATCACACCACCGGAAAAGAACATCGCCCGGTGCGGCGCTGCGAAAAGAATCGGCGGCGCGGACGCGGCCTTGGTTTGAGTCTGCATGGTGCTGCGTTCCTTCAGTGAATTCCTATCCGGGCCGTTACTGCCGGGAATTCCGGGGCCAAGGGTCCGACACGGTAGAATGCCCAGTTGTTTCCGCTGGAGGCCAAGATGCCCAACCCCACTGCCGACATCCCCACCCTGCTGCGTCAGATTTCGTTCTTCAGCGAACTTTCCGCCGACGGCATCGACCGGGTTGCCCGCTACACCCGGGAACGCACGCTGGAAAAAGGTGAAGTCCTGTTCCAGCGCGGCGACCCGGTCCATGGTTTCTTTTTCGTCGTTTCCGGGCAGGTGAAACTCGCGGTTTCGTCGGCCCAGGGCAACGAGAAGGTGGTCGAGATCCTCAGCCCGATGCACAGCTTCGGTGAAGCGGTGATGTTCCTGAACCGCCCATATCCCGTTTTTGCCGAAGGACTCGTGGCCACCCGCCTCCTGCACATCGGGCAAGCCGTCGTCTCGGATCTGATCGACCAGGACTCCAGTTTTGCACGCAAATTGCTGGCGGGCATGGCCATCCGGTTGCACAGCATGATCCAGGACGTCGAAATCTATTCGTTACGCTCGAGCACCCAGCGGGTGATCGGTTATCTGCTGCAGCAGGTCGAGCAGGACGGCGCCACCGGCGCTCGCGACATCCAGCTGCCGACCAGCAAGCAGGTCATTGCCTCGCGTCTGAACCTGACCCCCGAAACGCTTTCGCGAATTTTCCACGACCTCGTGAATGCAGGACTGATCACCGTCCACGGCAAACACATCGCACTGCACGATCCGGTCGGCCTCGCCCAATACCAAGGCTGATCGCAAGAGCTGGTGGGCTGGCAGGCCCGAAGCATTCTCCCCAGCGCCCGGAGTGCTCACCTTGACTCGGGTCAATTGCATAAAGAAGCCGGCGAAGAGGTCGTGGCAACCGAAAAACCGCGGGACGAATCCTGCTCAACGCTCCAGGACATAGATTCCGGGCGCGTCCGCGAGCCGGGGATATGCATCCGATGCGGCCGCCCGCGCATCGACCAGCTCTCCGCACCGCGGCGTGAGCCAGTTCATCCAGTCGGTCCACCAGCTACCGGCCTCTTCCGCGGCTTTCGCGTACCACGCTTCCGCGGCGTCGGACCGGTGCGCATCGGCGACACGGTACTTGCGCTTCGGCGGAGTCACGGGGGGATTGACGATGCCGAGGATGTGCCCCGAACTCGACAACACATAGCGCTTCGGTCCGGTGACGAAGTTGTTCACGCGATAGGCCTCGTGCCACGGCGCGATGTGGTCGTCCTCGGCGGCGACGGCGTACAGCGGCTGCGTGATGCGGGCGAGATCGATGGGCTCGCCCGCAATGGCCAGCGCATCCGGCTCGATCAGCCGGTTGTGCAGGTAGAGTTCGCGCAAATACCAGGAGTGCATCGCGCACGGCATCCGCGTCGTATCCATGTTCCAGTACAGCACGTCGAACGGCGGCGGCGCCTCGCCATACAGCCAGCCGTGGACAGCGTAGTGCCAGATGAGACTGTTGGAACGCAGCAGGCGAAAAGCGGAAGCCATCTCCTTGCCGTCCAGAAACCCCTTGCGCTCCATGCTGGCGGTCAGGTAGCGAATGCTTCCCTCATCGATGAAAACTTCGATGTCGCCGGGTTTGCGAAAATCCACGAGCGTCGTCAGCAACGTCCAGTCCGCCACCGGGACGTCTTCCGGCTGGAAACGCCGATTGGCCCACGCCATGTACATCGACAGCGCTGTCCCGCCGATGCAGTAGCCCACGGCATGCACCCGCGCGGCGCCGGTAAAGCGCCGGGCCGTCTCGACAATCGCGTGCACGCCGTCCTGCAGATAACGGTCGAACCCCACGTCGCGCATCCCCGCGTCCGGGTTCTTCCAGCTCGTGATGAACACATCCAGCCCCTGGTCCAGGAGGAAGCGGACCATGCTTTTCCTCGGCACCAGATCGAGGATGTAGAACTTGTTGATCCAGGGGGTGACGATCACCACCGGCTCGGCATGCACTTTGGCCCGGGTCGGCGCGTAATGAATGATTTCCAGCAGATCGTTGCG
This region includes:
- a CDS encoding hemerythrin domain-containing protein, with product MADSLIPVAPGLETPLEMLEACHGRLQAQLATLSRLAAWLPEHGADRQAQQAAVNVMRYFDLAAVNHHLDEEDDLFPVLRARVDGGRREALYELIDWILADHQEMFAAWAAIRAKLDPISRGEPAELSAAEVEQFTARYRRHMEREEGELLPYARELLTEQDIATLTATMTARRRQDVPSRGS
- a CDS encoding SirB2 family protein, translating into MYAAIKHLHVLCAVLSGSGFLLQGIWMTRRSPLLDHRVTRVLPHVIDTLFFTSAITLAMLSAQYPFVAPWVTAKVIGLVVYVVLGYIALRGGPTMRIRVFALACALLVFSWIVSVALTKNAAGFLVLTGAF
- a CDS encoding NnrS family protein yields the protein MQTQTKAASAPPILFAAPHRAMFFSGGVMLLVAFVLWAFELVSRVGAVAPLAWTLPPGWMHALLVLAGVFPLFMFGFLLTAMPRWQGAQDVPVTVWLPPWRLLVAGWAVAIIGLWIPGLLAVGLLLVLAGWGGVLRVLWGVAFNDNPDSLHARLVTTALAAGAFGVLAWFVFAITGDGVWGRVAIGLGVWWCLLPVFFTVCHRMIPFFSSNIVKDYVVVRPRWALGIVLGASVIHGALAMAGFGAMTWIVDAPAAATALWLSVQWRLVPALCVPLLGMLHIGFAWLGIAFLLSTLQGVAALFGQAWLGLAPLHALGVGFFGSVLLGMVSRVTLGHSGGKLVADKLTWSLFLGLEFVVVLRVAGELVPPSWSSGVMLAAALGWVAVFGLWGARYLPVYLRPRSDGRPG
- a CDS encoding Crp/Fnr family transcriptional regulator translates to MPNPTADIPTLLRQISFFSELSADGIDRVARYTRERTLEKGEVLFQRGDPVHGFFFVVSGQVKLAVSSAQGNEKVVEILSPMHSFGEAVMFLNRPYPVFAEGLVATRLLHIGQAVVSDLIDQDSSFARKLLAGMAIRLHSMIQDVEIYSLRSSTQRVIGYLLQQVEQDGATGARDIQLPTSKQVIASRLNLTPETLSRIFHDLVNAGLITVHGKHIALHDPVGLAQYQG
- a CDS encoding PHA/PHB synthase family protein encodes the protein MAAPIVHAQLAWFAHPQELAERIASLSSDLWRLQEHSWRRAVGLANPDPISPNADDERFADPVWTDVASWDLVKEWYLAVTHHMQDMLYNTPGMSGKESRRAAFWWRQWINAVAPTNFYWTNPVAMRKAMQTRGASLLRGHGIFLGDLQAGDVRMTDPHDFEVGRNLAATPGAVIFRNDLLEIIHYAPTRAKVHAEPVVIVTPWINKFYILDLVPRKSMVRFLLDQGLDVFITSWKNPDAGMRDVGFDRYLQDGVHAIVETARRFTGAARVHAVGYCIGGTALSMYMAWANRRFQPEDVPVADWTLLTTLVDFRKPGDIEVFIDEGSIRYLTASMERKGFLDGKEMASAFRLLRSNSLIWHYAVHGWLYGEAPPPFDVLYWNMDTTRMPCAMHSWYLRELYLHNRLIEPDALAIAGEPIDLARITQPLYAVAAEDDHIAPWHEAYRVNNFVTGPKRYVLSSSGHILGIVNPPVTPPKRKYRVADAHRSDAAEAWYAKAAEEAGSWWTDWMNWLTPRCGELVDARAAASDAYPRLADAPGIYVLER